Part of the Bdellovibrionales bacterium genome is shown below.
TTCGATTCCTCTTTTGTTGCGGCAGTTATTAGTGCATTCACAGAGTCTTTAATAAAGCTAAAATTGCGAATTTGGTAACCCTCGCCAAAAAGTGAGATTTCCTTATTCTGCAGTGCCAATCCAATAAAATAGTTAATAAAACCGAACTCAGGACTCTTGATACATGACCTTGGACCGAAATTATTGGCCAGGCGAACCACAGTGGTCCTTAACTCATAGGCCTTTGAATAGATCAGAGTGTATTTCTCAGCCGCTGATTTATTTGCTGAGTAAATATCTAATGGGAACTCTGAATGCATTTCGTCGGCCGGAGCATATAGATTTTTTCCAATCTGCGTACTGGTTCCAATTTGAACAAATTTTGCGTCTGGCGAAAATCTCCTTATTGCCTCCAAGCAATTGATTGTACCCCTACAGTTAACCTCAATATCAAGAATAGGCTCTTTCATTGAGTTTGGATGTGAGGTATAGGCGGCACAGTTAAAAACAATATCATGCCCTAAAACAGTCTGCGCTAAACCTTCTTCATTTCGGATATCATTTATAACCAAATTCACATCAGATCG
Proteins encoded:
- a CDS encoding GDP-mannose 4,6-dehydratase; amino-acid sequence: MVPTNTSTNEILRNKKILITGGLGFVGSNLTQECLKMGARVTIFDSLDPKSGGNLYNIQDFRSDVNLVINDIRNEEGLAQTVLGHDIVFNCAAYTSHPNSMKEPILDIEVNCRGTINCLEAIRRFSPDAKFVQIGTSTQIGKNLYAPADEMHSEFPLDIYSANKSAAEKYTLIYSKAYELRTTVVRLANNFGPRSCIKSPEFGFINYFIGLALQNKEISLFGEGYQIRNFSFIKDSVNALITAATKEESNGEAFFAVSKSHISVAEVADRICSIVGGKVKKIPWPKEREVLEIGDATYSNEKIQNILGWAPSCELDDGLLITKNYYQDCLAHYL